The DNA sequence CAATAATGATCAACTAGTTAGAAACatcaaaaaagtattaaagtcaatataattttaagtacGAGACGAATTAAAAATAGGCCCTTTCAAGCTAATAGAGAAAATATCAAACTCCATTTACAGGATTGACACTGGCATCAGAAAAACAGAATCAACTTTATTCTTACTACTAACTTACTTGAAGATAGCTAATAGATACATCATACAGTGTATATCTATACACTGTATCTATTATCTTtgtattttatctatattatttagagTTAGATGTAATGAAATCGCATTTCATTAATATGAATTTGGCGCGCTTCGCGCTTTTATAAGTTGTCTGTGGAAGTTGGTAGGCGACGCATCATCGTGACGCGCGATGAAATGGCGTTCAGATTATTCTGTGCATTTTTTCtcataaaaaaacttgtaGTGAGATAGATTAATGGATATAATTGAGGAGACTTTATTAGTGAACTTTACCTGTATTTTCAGGTgagatttaataattattgtcataGTTAAACTATAATTAGTAAAGGcgtgataaataaaacaaaactttgTATTTTCAGAGAAACATTTTGtggtttattttgaaaatcctcaataatatatcttatatatactTGTCTAGTAATTACCCCTATATAGGGTGTCCATGCGTCGAGTTGTCCCTCTCCcgaaaatatggcgagggggccggtggctggccatgcgtcatactcgtgagcGGGTGGCACTTGTGATGTCTGGTCGGAATGTCTTGAATTCGTGTACGAGttgttatttcgactatgtatatgggtgttgttcccacgagaatgtaagtgtgtGCTCCTATTTCGTAAGCATGGTGAACATGCTGTTAGACGACAAATctttgctttttttaaattattaattaagaaataacttaaatattatgtcttgTGGAACACGGTGCAGTGCGGTAAAGGTTGCAGctcctttaaatattttgtaaagcaaaaaaacttggcgattaaaaagagtggcggagagtttattgccagttcttctcgtccgttctacgccattgatttgagaactgacagtaaatgtaaaattagaagcatcaAATATGTTacttaatgaataaatgagtttgaatttgaatataaatatatatatatatcgattCTTAATAGTTCCATTATGGCAAGTGTTGGTAGGTACATTAATATTCATCCCTATCCTTACTTTCATTATCTACAGAGACATAGTGAGAACTAGCTTGCCGCGCTCCGCAGACTGTCTACTTGTCGCAAGTAAAATTTGTGACAATAGCCATCTGACACGAACAACAAATTTTGTAATGCTAACATTCGAAAtacttcatttttaaatagaatgtTTGTAGTttcatgaatttttttattctctggttataaattaaaaatccaaCATTTCTAAACGAGTTATTATagatattgttaaatttatttccgcTTGCAATCTTATATGGGActatataacttataaacGTATGCTAGAAGgtaggtatttaaataaaatgtttcaatGCGTAAATtcggaattatttttaatcattgcCACTTATATACTCAGGTAGATGAAACAATGTAAagttgtaaattatttaatttgatcgGCATAATGTAAGGGAAAGATGTAAGACGAGCAACGGCCATGTTTCTTAGGCTTTTCTTGACTTATTAGGGGCTGACATGCGAAATCTTTACGGGAGTTAAACATACTGTAACAACCTTGTAGTACTTCATGTTGATCACGAACATTTAATGGTTACTAAGCAATTTACTTACGTAGTCAGAAGCGGTCATTAAGAATGAGCCTATAAAAGATGTATAGATCAAACCGAAAGCTAAAGGATTGTTTTCgcagtaattaattaatccaGCGCCAATTTTCAACAGTTCAGAcgattatcaaatatatattttatcattagaTATAACTTAACTACTGTACGGCTGATATAATAAGCGTAAGGTTTGAATTACGTCCTTGGTTATATATGAGGtgcatatatgtatatattttaggaaacttattaatataatgttatggTTAGTGTGGTGGTATCTATTGgttataataaatagcttATATTCAAAGTTCAAAATGTTGTTATAGTACACAAAAGCATTGGTAGGTGGCGCTGAAACACGGTAACAAATACCCGTGGGAAGAGAGtcaaatctaaaatttaactttataaaaCAGTTTAGCACATATCcaatataaatcaataaaaaataccttaatattaaataacacagtaaatactaaatatataactcGCATTTTCAGTCAATCAATTGTTTGACTGGTCAAGTATTAGCAATATATGAAACAGTTTTAAACAGAATTAAAGTTAGTTGAAACAGAATTAAATATGTCGCCCCATTGTTTACATACtccaaacatttaatattcacATTAATGGTATTtgctataaaaatacacaacaaTAGAAGGGTTAGctataaaatgttaaagatATAGGTGCCCCTGTGaaaggaaaattaattaaaaataaaagatagtATTCAGTCccgtttaatttatttaatgtctaAATCAAACTTGCTATACAATTActggaaaaataaatatattctatcaATAATTTCTTGCAatgaaatttgattttttcaCGTACATTTAATGTACAATATTGTTAAGAactgtaataaacaaatactatTGGTATATTGTAATCTTCAAATTGGGGtttaattttggtaaataaagacaatattatttaaattatattttaattaaccatAACGCGTGACTAATGAAATTGTAATAACGCTATACAACGCAGAGGTAAGACTTGTATTTACAATACAGATGAAAAAATGTTGAACAgtaaatatcaataacatttattttgttaagcCACTACCTATTCGGTTCATTGTTCATCTGTTTTCAGTattaataaacacaaaatCAGTCTTATTACACTATCAActcctaataaaatatatatcagtAGATATTGGTGAAGGGTTAAAGGAGGTCTGTACATCTGAGTGGCTTGCGTTTCGATTCCTGCCAAAACTCTGACCCTAGATGGGCACTAGATCATACTGCACTAGTTCCGGACGTTCTGCCGATTTGGCATTAAGCATTtcaaaaatcaatataaataaatgcgcAGCAGCAAATTACATTATAAGGTTACCATAGGTTAATCTATTAAGGGAATCTTACTGTCATAATAGTACAGTTAGACtgatttagtattattaaagaCTGATCAAACCAAATCaattacgcacaacggaccaattgAGAGTCTAAGTGCGAAAAATGAGTCCATAAACCTAAGGTAATTCTATTAAGGGAATCTTACTGTCATAATAGTATAATAAGActgatttagtatttttcaagACTGATCAAAGCTAATCGTAAAATACGTAATTACGCAACACACGTTTCATACTCGGTACACAGGCTGCAATTTTAACACCACAAGGAAGGTAGGAATgtacttcaaaaacaaatcaaTTAGCGCATCTAGTCCAATAACAGACAATCCCCCCGTGTGACCATTAAAGACACGCGCCATCATTTTGTCTCCTATAGAGGAAGTATCTGAAATATAACTTTCTTGcgttctaaaaaaaatcttagttTACTTTTACGTGTCAAGATGTAAACCAGAACATACAGGTATTTTTAAGCGGttagtaaatacataaaacctgTACTCAATATACTTagaattttttcaaaatttatactAATGAAGGTTGGATGAAAACATGTAGAGTCGGTGTATTGTTAAAGCACCGCCTTAAGACCCTTACGAAAAAGGCTCTCACggcatattatatttgttaaacccatttttatttagatttttaatatctcATTGAATCAGTGTTTCCACTGAAGTAGTTTTGACGTTGTTTCATATCATAAGTGTGCATTATCCCTACGCAAAATGTGGTTAACGTGCAGAGACAATCGCTTACGTGCTTCGAAGTGGTGTTAAAATTCCTCCCCGTATATTCCATTATGTAGGCAGTGGCTAAGTTTGTAAACAGCATTCTAGCGTTAGCTAAGCTAATGTTAACCTTTTTCATATTATCAAAAGTCTTTAAAGCTATTGACATTCACTGTAAATGTACAAAAGTTGTTCTTATTGCTTTCTATTTCAAAcgttatattaaacaaatcttATTTTACAAGATCAGATTTAACAGTGTCATAGTATAGATTTGTGTCAGGATAATTCTAAgtgtctaaaaaaatattatctatcaatctatagaattttattattaccgtaatgttgtttattttagaaGAGTTGATTAAAAGGCTGCCTTGAATCGACTTATAAAATCAAGTTAAAGTTTTTAAGAAATAGTTTAGTTATAAATCTAATGATACGccaaatttatcaaaatcaaattgttaaataataacgcGTTATAATTCAGGCAGCCGTAAAAAATTAACCCgtgcataattttttattatgcaaCATATCACAGTATTTGagaattgttatattttgcgagttagttttttttaaatatttgtatctcaaataaaacatattaataaccGTACGTAATCGTGATAAGCAAGGCGCTCAGCAAAGCTCCCgttgtattgaatattatattttattgtttctatatattattataactatatatacaatactttCAAGGCGACATAGCATCGGCAACGATATttggaaaattttattaatttgacacacgacgaaaaaaaaattgtgtccTTTAATTTGGAGCATTATTATAAGTTGATTATAAAAGTCTCGATTATCCTAGATTCTTTAGCGAAAGAGTCCCGAGATGAGACTTCAAATAGGACACGAAGAATTCTTGTTGcgtcttttattatatataggatAATTACCGACAGTGATATTAAAACCTACATAAGTAACTTTAGTGTATAAGTGTATTTGTTAGTAGTTGAAAGATTTATTGGATTACAATTTTCGGACCAggtttttttttcgtatttatgctttttataataattattaaagctGTCTGAATTGTCAGGCACGATATAAAAGTCGATTAAGATGACATAACCATCTAAATTACCtacgtttttaaaaataatactgatTTATACGCGAGTCATTCaatgaatgttaaaaattaaataggaaAAAAATTGCAATCAAGATACCGAAATtcgaattattttacaataaaataacatatttggTTTAGGCCCAAGGttaatatcattttttaaGTTCAGCTTAATACCACGCAAAGTCCGCAAGAAATCTCTGTATGACCGTAGCAAAGTACCAATCACGTCACGCTCAAATAAACGTcgtaattttcaaaattccAGTGGATCATTAagagtaattatttacattacaaagCTAAgccaaaataaaacaagttcAAACAAAAGAAGGAAAAGATCTTTCTCGATGATTCAAAAGGATTCCTTAAATAATGAATTCTGCATTCATATCTGTAGATGTGTTGCACCGTAAACAATATACGAGTTGTGTTGGTATGTGTTTTATTAgaacaatacaaaatacctacgTGATTTGgcacaaatttttattctgtATGGAGGATTCTATTGTGttgaaaatgtatgtaatagcACTGTGATTTTCTTATTAGTGCATTTACAATGAGGCGGCAACTGTAAAAACGGCCGTTAAAACATGTAATGGCGAAAGAAATACCAATCACAATAGTGAGTTTGTTCACGATTTGTGAAGTAAGACTATCAAAATTGGGTATAGTCGTTAGATGACGCTGGGTGCTGCCAAGTGTGCTGTTttagttacatataaattagAGAGTAATATGCTTGTTATGTTGTTGgtgtattttgaaataattgacaaattaaagaaacttaAATTGACTTGGTCTGATGAGTGAGTGAGTATCCCAGTGATGGGAGACGGAAAAGAGACCAAATAGGGCAAGAGTCAAATAAAGATGTGAAGAGACGATCCGCCGGAAAGTTGGAGAAGTCATAAGATAAAAATCTCGTAGTtgaaatgtatgtttttgcttacgttaaaattatgtaaatgtagGTATTTGGTAAtcaataaaggcttttattattattataagaaaatctTTTTGAGGTGAAATGAATctaatcaaaaatttaatcaattgcgattttataattatgtatctGTGCTACGGCCAtcttgttaataaattttgttaaatggTCGTTTAAAGCTCCAAAGCTTTGTTCCTCATTCAATGTAAATATCCTCAATAGGATATGCTGTTTCTATGAACTTCTGGTAAAATCTCTGGAATGCTCTCCTGAAATTAGacaactaattatttattgatatacttTGAGTCCTGTTGAATAAGCAAGCTATGTATAATTAagctttatatagttatattatcCCCCTTGTTCACGAAAAAAtagtaactaaaaaataaaaacttgacACTTAAAAAAAGCACTTTttcgtattattattatgtcaaattgtattttagaaaCAGATTTTCGGCCTCTCGTCGAAATCGAGAATTCTTTGAAAGCGTGGGCACAAGCGACATCTCGTGATCCCAATAACAGCGAACTTAAAAAAAGCATATTACTCTGCCAAGCCCTTCAAACAGGAGATTTCTAAGGCAAAGTAtgagcacattgccagatttggctAGAGATTAGCCCTTCTCCCTTCGGGAAGGCCACAAGCTCAGcccttctggtctctcgccaagctgtccaagggaatttttgggctgtctcttcacgtccaactcgactttggatgaccAAGGCGGGTCGCCACAAACCATGTCGATTGGATGCCGGAAATTATATTCTGGAAACGTACTGCCCGTAAAGcccttggacattcataagtcgagcgggcctgATGGcatccccccaattgtgctaCATACTTGTGCTCCTGCGTTGGTTACGGTCTTAACGCTCCTTTTCCGGTACGTGTACTCGCTCAGCGTTGTCACATACATCAATACAAAGCCATCGCTCTGATCCATTCacctatcgcccaatagcttaACCTCTTTATTCTCTAGCCAGCTCCTAAGGTATCTAGAGGCCCACCAGCTCATTAGCGACTATTagtataccttacacataggtGGGCAGAGAATTGAGTCCATGAGGGAGACGCTAGCGGTTAGTTTGGATATAGCGAAAGCCTTTGATTGGATGTAGCATAAAGCGCTGAAGctctctcgaagcttccagccccAAGAAATTATGTGAATGGTTCTCCTCAACAAGGCTAAGGTCCTATTCCCGACCCAGTTTCTTCTGCACATCAATGATGATgatgttgcaacttagcaacattcagtGCTATGCGGACGTCAGCACAGGGAATACACATTACACTGGCCATGCAGGTATCTAGGAAGTTGTCGATTAGTGTTCCGGTACTACGGTAAACTtctgtctgaagtcgaaacccTGTCCAATTTAActccaagaagacacaagttttcgtgttttccgctaaaaaacaccttttgctactcctcttttcgaaaacacttgTCTTAAGACCAGCAcgggaatacttggcgttgacatattatcgaacgacgttcaatTTCTCGGTAATGTGGAGGGAAaagctaaattagcctccaagaAGCATGGTATGCTCAGCAAGGCAAGACgctacttcactccgggccttTGCTTGCAACTGTTTAAGCGCAAATTCAATCCCACGTGGAGAACTGTTTTCACCTCTGAGCCGAAgttccccagtaccagctccttccacttgaccgtattgtACCGTATTGTACCGACCGTACCGTACCGAGCgccttgatcccttggcgttgcgaaGAGATGAGTCTGCATcgtctaccgcatttaccatggagaatgttcagaggagttgttcggctTAATGCCTTCAGCATATTTTCATCATTGGACGTCCGTCggtccacaactgagcgttttttaagtaaatttttgccgcgcaccactatgAACCAGCTATCCAATGAAGTTTTTTATCGAACCAATAATGACTTCTGTCTTTTAATAAAAGAGCTTAAGTCATCATTCTCAAGAAGTACTCTATGCCTTGTAaaccataaaaaaaactagaataattaaatcaaaccTATCAaacagatttaaaatataaaaaaatattataacaaaatattaaataagaaattatatacGAAATGACTcataaaatctttgaaattatatatatactagtggacccgacagacgttgtcctgcatgatatttcaagcgattagtaaagcaaagtatgaaagtactgactgcagcgccatctggcgggctgatttgtgaatctaaaccatttccagatccccttgaacacacacaaaaaatttcatcaaaatcggtccagtcgtttgagagaagttctgtgacatacacactcacagaagaattatatatataaagatctAGTCTAGCCATCCTAATACATTTACAAACCCTATTCAATCTATAAGCAATGCcaacaatataatttaaaaaattaccccACGGCTTCAGCCACAGGTCTGGTAGACTCCTGTCCACGGAACACGTGACATGCAAATCTCTGGAGTGTGGGATGTTTCGTGATGAAGCCGAGATAGCGATGGTCCCGAGGGTGGAACGCACAGAACGATACATTCTTCAGTGAGTAAAAATAGTCGATGCAAGGCGTATTTCGACTCCgctgtaaaaaaattagttcTTAGATTAGGCTTGGACATGTAACGCACGCGCTATGTTGACTTTATATAATTCAGTTCGCAATCGTTtacagtttataataaaaacagtataCTATTAGACctttcattaatttatgtcATGCACTAACGTGCATATTCATGCTTgccttaaaaatacaattttctaggataattaaaaattgggaaaatctattttatcaAAGTAcagttagtaataaattattgcaaaaactttattatgttCTACTTGTTCCACTTAccactgtaaaaaaaaattaatatttgataaagaAAGCAATCGTAATATTAACGACTAGTACTAGGTGATCCATAAAAGTCTGAACACGTATTAACTAAGGACATAAAAACGAAGTAAATTTAGAACTTACATCTGGTTTGGATCTGTCGACCATGCGAAGGCCTTGATCCGAAACTTCTAAAATACAAGGCTGAGAGCCAATATCTCCATTAGAGTCAccgacaatttttttaactgcCTGACAAACAACACCAGTTCCTTTATGAGCAAGTGTTTCTACGGAGCCCATATATCTGCAacagaatatatattaaactacATTGCGCAATAAAATGTACTTCACTCgagaaattgtataaataaatggaTTTTAACTTACCCCAGTAAATATCTCTCTCTCTTCGCTTTAGCGTTTGCTGGATCAAAATCACTGTAGTCCATATCAACCGCGTATGCCGAAGGAAAAATACCTTGTTGACCTGTTCTTAAATTAACtcctaaaaaaacaaaaataaagttgaAGAGCCTAAACAGAAGAGAAGATAAAAGGAATAAAAGTggcaaaagtaaaatatagcCAGATGAAATTAGGAAATAAAATCATAGTACTCTCCGCCCAAGTCACAATTTGGGTTTGaataatagaattaaattaataatagaaagtgtaataaaatgtaataatttttaaccacTTTGGAGCGACAATAtcttatttcttaaaattacaaaacataTAGTCTTATCTATATATACTTACCTTCGCACCATAAGTCGTCTGCCTCCTTCTGAACATAAATCGGATCGCCTATTTCCACTTCTATCTCGTCGTGATGTCGCGGGTTGAATTTGTGGAGTCCTCTGTGTGTGGCTTCGAGCATTTCTAGTTGGCTATGAGGCACTGTGCTTACGTTGCCGGCGAAGTTAATGCCGCTGATGCTGCAACTTGATGATGGTGACACTGAAACATCAATTAATACACgcaataaataagaatattccAGTACGGTTCCCAAATagttattgaatattttccCCTCATCACCATTATTGCTTAACAAATGAATGAACGAGGCATCCATTTTAAAGAAgacaaattcataaaaataactggATTAATACAAAAGCAAAATgttgtatacattttaaactatcataaaatgtatattgtaaGATGAAAAAAGCAATGGCAGTTGAAATTCATATCGCAAAAACAGAAAACTCTTAATAATGGAGAAGCAACTAAGTGAGTCCAAACATTCACATTAAAAGAAGCAATTTAAATATGGGTGATAAACGGCTAAGCATTGTATTGCTGTTAAACCTATGACTTAATAATCCACATATCAAGAATGTGTCCACAAATGAAGCTAAAATCAATATGTTAGTGGATAAAGGATATGATTCTACATATTAAACGGTCCCTTTAAGGTaaggtataaaataaataaataaatcagtggcactacaacctctttaggtcttggcttcagatttctgaatctgtttcatgatcatttttaaatctaataggcaagtaggtgatcagcctccagtgcctgacacacgccgtcgactttttgggtctaagacatgtcggtttcctcacgatgttttccttcaccgttcgagcaaatgttaaatgagcacatggaaagaaagtccattggtccaaagcacagccggggatcgaacctacgacctcaggcatgagagtcacacgctgaagccactaggccaacactgcacagAATGTAAGGTATAAAGATGATAATCAAATATCATTCACAAACAAAACAGATATGGAAATATCATGGAGAAGACAATGGTATCTGAGACTAACTCCTCTTTGTAAGCACGTAGAACTTAGATAGCTTCAAGAAAGAAAATAGTAGAACTTCCAAATGcgaatgtttttataattctgtATTAATGGATGCCGATGTTCAGGAACTACACCACCTTTAAAACATATCATGACATAAgggatataatatgtataagtgTAGGTTTGTGTAATACTTAAAGACCACAATATTGGACAACCATCATTACATGATGAGGAAAAAAAGATTAAAACGAGGTATATGATTGAGGGAAGAGATGGATAGCATAAAAGCGTTTCCTATCCTATTTTCATGTCTACTAGTGAACTTTTGAAGTTGCCCATTAGCGACAATGCTCTACAATACATGTTATATTgagaaagtaaaaaaaaataatatcaagaaTTTAAATGCCCCAATTTATTGCCAAACACGATGTAATTCCAAATTTGAAATGTTGATTCGAATGACAAATTCAAACCTATCAgcaaatataaattgaaacaCTTCAATTAATCCACTGTTCATCGAAAGCACTAAcggataa is a window from the Pieris napi chromosome Z, ilPieNapi1.2, whole genome shotgun sequence genome containing:
- the LOC125062733 gene encoding JNK-interacting protein 1 isoform X1 translates to MRHPLSSTIRCTDMADSEFEEFRRVFDKLPQHIKAPTPFYSLVPNVGLEDDSPSSKSEESPEEEKLCVADTEALNADGSPITQSDKTDAQRSPRHQFTSGERRRRKLPEIPKNRKTSVVGASQPASLADELGALTGLLVRPGGQGRPLLVLKCGYLLDEDSSPDSERLQSLGDVDSGHSTAHSPIDTGPKSLSPTPLQQNVSPSSSCSISGINFAGNVSTVPHSQLEMLEATHRGLHKFNPRHHDEIEVEIGDPIYVQKEADDLWCEGVNLRTGQQGIFPSAYAVDMDYSDFDPANAKAKRERYLLGYMGSVETLAHKGTGVVCQAVKKIVGDSNGDIGSQPCILEVSDQGLRMVDRSKPDRSRNTPCIDYFYSLKNVSFCAFHPRDHRYLGFITKHPTLQRFACHVFRGQESTRPVAEAVGRAFQRFYQKFIETAYPIEDIYIE
- the LOC125062733 gene encoding JNK-interacting protein 1 isoform X2, whose amino-acid sequence is MRHPLSSTIRCTDMADSEFEEFRRVFDKLPQHIKAPTPFYSLVPNVGLEDDSPSSKSEESPEEEKLCVADTEALNADGSPITQSDKTDAQRSPRHQFTSGERRRRKLPEIPKNRKTSVVGASQPASLADELGALTGLLVRPGGQGRPLLVLKCGYLLDEDSSPDSERLQSLGDVDSGHSTAHSPIDTGPKSLSPTPLQQNVSPSSSCSISGINFAGNVSTVPHSQLEMLEATHRGLHKFNPRHHDEIEVEIGDPIYVQKEADDLWCEGVNLRTGQQGIFPSAYAVDMDYSDFDPANAKAKRERYLLGYMGSVETLAHKGTGVVCQAVKKIVGDSNGDIGSQPCILEVSDQGLRMVDRSKPDRSRNTPCIDYFYSLKNVSFCAFHPRDHRYLGFITKHPTLQRFACHVFRGQESTRPVAEAVGCLISGEHSRDFTRSS